Proteins co-encoded in one Natronorubrum daqingense genomic window:
- the nadA gene encoding quinolinate synthase NadA, whose protein sequence is MVKMETTALDTDLSLFKYDSLEQLPPRYRDLEEDERTRRIETTLEELGDDVVILGHNYQRREIVEHADFVGDSYQLSKEAANADAEYVIFGGVTFMAESADIITDDEQTVILPSMEASCPMAGMAEALQVDAAWAEITAAAPEENIIPITYMNSYADLKAFCASQGGLVCTSSNAHKAFEYAFERGDKVLFLPDKHLGENTAYRLGMEADIAEWDPWDPEGKDAADVAESDIILWDGYCQVHERFRVDHVEQIRAEHEDAKVIVHPECRREVVEAADKAGSTATICETVETADPGDTWAIGTEIHLTEHLQRWHPEVNVLPLCGDACMDCNAMRQIDPNYLTWVLEELVAGRERNVIEVAPEEKELATVALERMLEI, encoded by the coding sequence ATGGTGAAAATGGAAACCACAGCGCTGGACACCGATCTCAGTCTGTTCAAATACGACTCCCTCGAGCAATTGCCGCCCCGCTATCGGGATCTCGAGGAAGATGAACGGACGAGACGTATCGAGACGACACTCGAGGAACTCGGCGACGACGTCGTGATCCTCGGGCACAACTACCAGCGACGCGAAATCGTCGAGCACGCCGATTTCGTCGGCGACTCCTACCAGCTTTCGAAAGAGGCGGCGAATGCGGACGCCGAGTACGTGATCTTCGGTGGCGTGACGTTCATGGCGGAAAGCGCGGACATCATTACGGACGACGAGCAGACCGTCATCCTCCCGAGCATGGAGGCGTCGTGTCCGATGGCCGGGATGGCCGAAGCCCTGCAGGTCGACGCGGCGTGGGCCGAAATTACCGCCGCCGCGCCCGAGGAGAACATCATCCCGATCACCTACATGAACTCGTACGCTGACCTGAAGGCGTTCTGTGCGAGTCAGGGTGGCTTGGTTTGTACCTCCTCGAACGCGCACAAGGCGTTCGAGTACGCCTTCGAGAGGGGTGATAAAGTCCTCTTCCTGCCCGATAAGCACCTCGGCGAGAACACCGCCTACCGGCTGGGCATGGAAGCCGACATCGCCGAGTGGGACCCGTGGGATCCCGAGGGGAAAGACGCCGCGGACGTCGCCGAGAGCGACATCATCCTCTGGGACGGCTACTGCCAGGTTCACGAGCGATTCCGCGTCGATCACGTCGAGCAAATTCGGGCCGAACACGAGGATGCAAAGGTCATCGTTCATCCCGAGTGTCGCCGCGAAGTCGTCGAAGCTGCGGACAAAGCCGGCTCAACGGCGACGATCTGTGAGACCGTCGAAACGGCCGACCCTGGCGACACTTGGGCGATCGGCACCGAGATCCACCTCACCGAGCACCTCCAACGCTGGCACCCCGAAGTAAACGTCCTCCCACTCTGTGGGGACGCCTGCATGGACTGCAACGCGATGCGCCAGATCGACCCCAACTACCTGACCTGGGTGCTCGAGGAACTCGTGGCCGGCCGCGAGCGCAACGTGATCGAGGTCGCCCCCGAAGAGAAAGAACTCGCGACCGTCGCCCTCGAGCGCATGCTCGAGATCTAG
- a CDS encoding L-aspartate oxidase, protein MTDSQTPDDHDTAEVLVVGSGIAGCAAALQAARDGADVCLVTKAERPDDTSTDWAQGGISTTRDDPESLKTDILAASDGTADPDAIDVLVENADDAVEDVLLETLEIPFDETADGEFDYTREAAHSENRILHVDAETGTHVLRPFLNHIDEHERIEVRQDTAALELLTHEGRVHGVLTDEMATGHPVFAGTTILATGGIGALYSRSTNPDDATGDGIAMAALAGADVADLEYVQFHPTAYDGDDPFLLSEALRGEGAVLRNGDGERFMADSHPDAELAPRDVVARAVETELEATGEVVLDVSTLEGEFDAEYPALAQKCRDRGIYGTEIPVAPCEHFLCGGIDVDERGRTSLDRLYAVGECARTGVHGANRLASTSLLEGLVWGLRAGEDAATTDADPEVVETPDLRNSDPELPERFAAEKAVRLRQTMDEYLGLERDPDDIARAGAVLRRLKGEVDAYVRTRTARDLYELRNASVVALLIARAASENGESAGCHYVVEDSSDEQMAEHPTSD, encoded by the coding sequence ATGACTGACTCACAGACTCCAGACGACCACGACACTGCGGAGGTCCTCGTCGTCGGCAGCGGCATCGCCGGCTGTGCGGCCGCGTTGCAGGCTGCCCGGGACGGTGCCGACGTCTGTCTGGTCACGAAGGCCGAACGCCCGGACGACACCAGCACCGACTGGGCCCAGGGCGGTATCTCGACGACGCGGGACGACCCCGAGAGCCTCAAAACCGACATCCTCGCAGCCAGCGACGGGACCGCCGATCCCGACGCCATAGACGTGCTCGTCGAAAACGCCGACGACGCAGTCGAGGACGTGCTCCTCGAGACGCTCGAGATCCCCTTCGACGAAACCGCGGACGGCGAGTTCGACTACACGCGCGAGGCAGCCCACTCCGAAAACAGAATTCTCCACGTCGACGCCGAGACAGGAACGCACGTCTTGCGGCCGTTTTTGAACCACATCGACGAGCACGAGCGAATCGAGGTGCGCCAGGATACGGCCGCCCTCGAGTTGCTCACCCACGAGGGGCGCGTCCACGGCGTCCTGACCGACGAGATGGCGACGGGCCACCCCGTCTTTGCGGGGACGACAATCCTCGCGACCGGCGGCATCGGCGCGCTCTACTCGCGTTCGACCAATCCCGACGACGCGACCGGCGACGGCATCGCCATGGCCGCCCTCGCCGGGGCCGACGTCGCGGACCTCGAGTACGTGCAGTTTCACCCCACTGCGTACGATGGTGACGACCCGTTCTTGCTCTCGGAAGCCCTGCGCGGCGAGGGGGCCGTCCTGCGAAACGGTGACGGCGAGCGGTTCATGGCCGACTCCCACCCCGACGCCGAACTCGCACCCCGCGACGTCGTCGCCCGCGCCGTCGAGACCGAACTCGAGGCGACCGGCGAGGTCGTCCTCGACGTGAGCACTCTCGAGGGCGAGTTCGACGCCGAGTACCCCGCCCTCGCTCAGAAGTGCCGGGACCGAGGCATCTACGGCACCGAGATTCCGGTCGCGCCCTGTGAGCACTTTCTGTGTGGCGGAATCGACGTCGACGAGCGCGGGCGAACCTCGCTGGACCGACTCTACGCCGTCGGCGAGTGCGCTCGAACGGGCGTCCACGGCGCGAACCGACTCGCGAGTACGAGCCTGCTCGAGGGCCTCGTCTGGGGGCTGCGAGCGGGCGAGGATGCCGCGACTACGGACGCCGACCCCGAGGTCGTCGAGACTCCCGACCTCCGCAACAGCGACCCCGAACTTCCAGAACGCTTCGCCGCCGAGAAGGCGGTCCGACTCAGACAGACGATGGACGAGTATCTGGGCCTCGAGCGAGACCCCGACGACATCGCCCGAGCGGGTGCCGTCCTCCGACGGCTCAAAGGCGAGGTCGACGCCTACGTCCGAACGCGGACCGCTCGAGACCTCTACGAACTCCGCAACGCCAGCGTCGTCGCGCTGTTGATCGCGCGCGCTGCGAGCGAGAACGGGGAGTCGGCGGGGTGTCACTACGTCGTCGAGGACTCGAGTGACGAACAAATGGCCGAACACCCAACCAGCGACTGA
- the nadC gene encoding carboxylating nicotinate-nucleotide diphosphorylase: protein MITDAQVERWLREDVGHHDVTNQVPGETTGRLVAKESGVVAGLEAATAVFESLGVDVRDALEDGTPVEPGAELLRVEGPARDVLRGERVAVNLAGHASGIATRTQRVVDEARSESDDVRIAATRKTTPGLRGLEKRAVVAGGGDTHRLDLSHMVMVKDNHVAEMGLEGAIEHFRERTSFATNLDVEVETISDAPRAAEAGADVVLLDNLSPDETAEAVSLLADYDDVLTEASGGITLETVADYAATGVDVISMGSLTHSAPSLDLSFRTGE from the coding sequence ATGATCACCGACGCACAGGTCGAACGCTGGCTCCGGGAAGACGTCGGCCACCACGACGTGACGAATCAGGTGCCCGGCGAGACGACGGGTCGACTCGTCGCGAAAGAATCCGGCGTCGTTGCGGGACTCGAGGCCGCGACGGCCGTCTTCGAGTCTCTCGGCGTCGACGTTCGCGACGCGCTCGAGGACGGCACCCCCGTCGAACCCGGGGCCGAACTCCTTCGCGTCGAGGGACCCGCACGCGACGTCCTCAGAGGCGAGCGCGTCGCCGTCAATCTCGCCGGTCACGCATCGGGAATCGCGACGCGCACTCAGCGGGTCGTCGACGAGGCTCGGAGCGAATCCGACGACGTGCGAATCGCCGCGACCCGAAAGACGACGCCCGGCCTGCGCGGCCTCGAGAAACGGGCCGTCGTCGCGGGCGGCGGCGACACGCATCGACTCGACCTCTCGCACATGGTGATGGTCAAGGACAACCACGTCGCCGAGATGGGCCTCGAGGGTGCCATCGAGCACTTCCGGGAACGAACCTCCTTCGCGACGAACCTCGACGTGGAAGTCGAGACGATTTCGGACGCTCCGCGGGCCGCCGAGGCCGGCGCAGACGTCGTCTTGCTCGACAACCTGTCCCCCGACGAGACGGCCGAAGCCGTGTCGTTACTCGCTGACTACGACGACGTGTTGACGGAGGCGAGCGGTGGCATTACGCTCGAGACGGTCGCCGACTACGCCGCGACGGGCGTCGACGTGATCTCGATGGGATCGCTCACTCACTCCGCGCCGTCGCTGGACCTGTCGTTTCGGACAGGCGAGTGA
- a CDS encoding aldehyde dehydrogenase family protein has translation MTDLPLAPETGWNALYLAGEWTEPDDRETITVENPFTREEIATVPAGTEDDVDQAYERAAAAQREWADQPPQARAGVITAALEFVQDHREEITELLALESGSTQVKCGAELQTATGMMQQAASYPFRMDGSHKGSTIPGKENVVERQPAGVVGVISPWNFPLHLSMRAVAPALATGNAVVLKPASNTPISGGLLLARIFEEAGVPEGVLSVVTGRGSAVGDAVSDHDVPRVLAFTGSTEIGQHVAANAAGNCALPALELGGNNVHVVTENADLERAVDGGVFGSFLHQGQACISINRHLVHEDVYDEYVDALADRAASLPSGDPTDEETVIGPIIDESQRDQILEYVEETVDEGATLETGGGAANIDEVADSLVVEPTVLSEADNDMAAACNEHFGPVAPAIPYSSDEEAIELANETIHGLSGSVHSEDLAQARRIADGIETGMIHINDQPINDEPHVPFGGMKQSGLGRYNADSILEELTTTKWISIQRESREYPF, from the coding sequence ATGACGGACCTACCGTTAGCACCGGAGACGGGGTGGAACGCACTGTACCTCGCGGGCGAGTGGACGGAACCCGACGACCGCGAGACGATCACCGTCGAGAACCCCTTCACGCGCGAGGAGATCGCGACCGTTCCGGCCGGAACCGAGGACGACGTCGATCAGGCCTACGAACGCGCGGCCGCGGCTCAACGGGAGTGGGCCGACCAGCCACCACAGGCTCGAGCGGGCGTGATCACCGCCGCACTCGAGTTCGTACAGGACCATCGCGAGGAGATCACGGAGTTGCTCGCCCTCGAGTCGGGCAGCACGCAGGTCAAGTGTGGGGCAGAACTCCAGACCGCGACGGGAATGATGCAACAGGCCGCGAGCTACCCCTTCAGGATGGACGGGTCGCACAAGGGATCGACGATTCCCGGCAAGGAGAACGTCGTCGAACGCCAGCCCGCCGGCGTCGTCGGCGTTATCTCGCCGTGGAACTTCCCGCTGCACCTCTCGATGCGAGCAGTTGCACCGGCGCTCGCGACCGGAAACGCCGTCGTGCTCAAACCAGCCTCGAACACGCCCATTTCGGGCGGATTACTCCTTGCGCGCATCTTCGAGGAAGCCGGCGTTCCGGAGGGCGTCCTGAGCGTCGTCACCGGCCGCGGTTCGGCGGTTGGCGACGCGGTTTCGGACCACGATGTTCCGCGCGTGCTCGCCTTTACCGGGTCGACCGAAATCGGCCAGCACGTCGCCGCCAACGCGGCCGGGAACTGCGCGCTCCCCGCCCTCGAACTCGGTGGCAACAACGTCCACGTCGTCACCGAGAACGCGGATCTCGAGCGCGCCGTCGACGGCGGCGTCTTCGGCTCGTTTCTCCACCAGGGTCAGGCCTGCATCTCGATCAACCGTCACCTCGTCCACGAGGACGTCTACGACGAGTACGTGGACGCGCTCGCCGACCGCGCGGCGAGTCTGCCGAGTGGCGATCCGACCGACGAGGAGACGGTGATCGGCCCGATCATCGACGAGAGCCAACGTGACCAGATCCTCGAGTACGTCGAGGAAACCGTCGACGAAGGTGCGACACTCGAAACCGGCGGCGGGGCGGCCAACATCGACGAGGTCGCTGACTCGCTGGTCGTCGAGCCGACGGTTCTCTCCGAGGCCGACAACGACATGGCCGCCGCGTGCAACGAACACTTCGGCCCCGTCGCACCAGCGATCCCCTACTCGAGCGACGAGGAGGCGATCGAACTGGCCAACGAGACGATCCACGGCCTCTCCGGATCGGTCCACAGCGAGGATCTCGCGCAAGCTCGACGGATCGCCGACGGGATCGAAACCGGAATGATCCACATCAACGACCAGCCGATCAACGACGAGCCACACGTTCCCTTCGGCGGGATGAAACAGTCGGGACTGGGGCGGTACAACGCCGACTCGATCCTCGAGGAACTCACGACGACCAAGTGGATCTCGATCCAGCGCGAGTCACGCGAGTACCCGTTCTAA
- a CDS encoding ferredoxin yields MSDDDGIQRASDVGSSDAPPIEEKPYKLIFEANKCFGAGKCAEVSDNWEMSIASGIAKPNTYFFDEDDLEHNVRAAEICPAKKDEGCIHVVDRRTDEEIAPDPHGDGTLSVDW; encoded by the coding sequence ATGAGCGACGACGACGGTATCCAGCGTGCAAGCGACGTCGGCTCGAGCGACGCCCCGCCGATCGAGGAAAAGCCCTACAAACTCATCTTCGAGGCCAACAAGTGCTTCGGGGCCGGCAAGTGCGCCGAGGTCAGCGATAACTGGGAGATGTCCATCGCCTCCGGAATCGCCAAGCCGAACACCTACTTCTTCGACGAGGACGACCTCGAGCACAACGTTCGTGCGGCGGAGATCTGTCCCGCGAAGAAAGACGAGGGCTGTATCCACGTCGTCGACCGACGGACAGACGAGGAGATCGCGCCGGATCCCCACGGCGACGGCACGCTCAGCGTCGACTGGTAG
- a CDS encoding oxidoreductase — MGWTVTDVPDLHGTTAVVTGANSGIGLETTRELARNGATVIMACRDASSAERATRNVRGDVPDADLRVESCDLASLESIREFATRLEGESVDVLINNAGTMAIPRRETEDGFETQFGVNHLGHFALTGLLLERLRTDDESNPARVVTVSSGLHERGTIDFDDLHGEGSYDGWDAYAQSKLANVLFAYELERRFRAGDANAMSVAVHPGYADTKLQFRGIEGRGTWIRTALRRFANAVFAQSAEAGALPTLYAATALDAEGGAYYGPGGLATMRGSPERQASSDRSYDRETARRLWAVSSELTGITYDLPEPAVST; from the coding sequence ATGGGCTGGACAGTAACGGACGTTCCCGACCTCCACGGCACCACGGCCGTCGTCACCGGTGCGAACAGCGGAATCGGTCTCGAGACGACCCGCGAACTCGCTCGCAACGGCGCGACGGTTATCATGGCGTGTCGAGACGCCTCGAGCGCCGAAAGGGCTACCCGGAACGTTCGAGGCGACGTTCCCGACGCGGACCTCCGCGTCGAATCGTGCGATCTAGCGAGTCTCGAGTCGATTCGCGAGTTCGCCACCCGTCTCGAGGGCGAGTCGGTCGACGTTCTGATCAACAACGCTGGAACGATGGCGATCCCGCGTCGGGAGACCGAAGACGGGTTCGAGACGCAATTCGGCGTCAACCACCTCGGCCACTTCGCGCTCACGGGGCTCCTCCTCGAGCGACTTCGGACCGACGACGAATCGAACCCTGCACGCGTGGTGACGGTCTCGAGCGGACTTCACGAACGCGGAACGATCGACTTCGATGACCTCCACGGCGAGGGGAGCTACGACGGCTGGGACGCCTACGCCCAGTCGAAACTCGCGAACGTGTTGTTCGCCTACGAACTCGAGCGACGGTTTCGAGCGGGCGACGCGAACGCGATGAGCGTCGCCGTCCACCCCGGATACGCGGATACGAAACTGCAGTTTCGGGGGATCGAGGGCCGCGGCACGTGGATTCGAACGGCGCTTCGTCGCTTCGCGAACGCCGTCTTCGCGCAGTCGGCCGAGGCGGGAGCCCTCCCGACGCTCTACGCGGCGACGGCACTCGACGCCGAAGGCGGGGCGTACTACGGCCCCGGCGGACTGGCGACCATGCGCGGGTCGCCGGAGCGCCAGGCGTCCTCGGATCGGTCCTACGATCGGGAAACGGCTCGCCGACTCTGGGCCGTCTCGAGCGAGTTGACGGGTATCACCTACGACCTTCCGGAACCCGCCGTTTCGACGTAA
- a CDS encoding 3-hydroxyacyl-CoA dehydrogenase family protein: protein MQIAVLGAGSMGHGIAQVSAMAGHDVILRDIEEEFVEDGIEGIRTNLQGGVDRDKVTEDEMQTALDRISGTTDLEAAVADADLVIEAVPEDMDLKKDVFTDIEAATGEETIIASNTSSMSVTEMGSVLKHPERVVGLHFFNPPHLMDLVEIIIAEQTDERTESVAVDYVRDLEKEDVVVRDTAGFASSRLGIALGLEAIRMVEQGVASPADIDESMSIGYGHPMGPLELTDHVGLDVRLHIAEHLREELGERFKPPQSLRRKVRAGNLGKKTGEGYYVWADGERVGMSGDWDDE from the coding sequence ATGCAAATCGCAGTGCTGGGAGCCGGAAGCATGGGCCACGGTATCGCACAGGTGTCCGCAATGGCGGGTCACGACGTGATCTTGCGGGACATCGAGGAGGAGTTCGTCGAAGACGGCATTGAGGGTATTCGAACCAACCTCCAGGGTGGCGTCGACCGTGACAAGGTCACGGAAGACGAGATGCAGACGGCCCTCGATCGGATTTCGGGCACGACGGACCTCGAGGCGGCCGTCGCGGACGCGGACCTCGTCATTGAGGCCGTCCCGGAGGACATGGATCTCAAGAAGGACGTCTTCACGGACATCGAGGCCGCGACGGGCGAGGAGACGATCATCGCCTCGAACACCTCCTCGATGTCGGTGACGGAGATGGGGAGCGTGCTCAAGCACCCCGAGCGCGTCGTCGGATTGCACTTCTTCAATCCACCGCACCTCATGGACTTAGTCGAGATCATCATCGCCGAACAGACCGACGAGCGCACCGAATCGGTCGCCGTCGACTACGTCCGCGACCTCGAGAAAGAAGACGTCGTCGTCCGCGACACCGCCGGGTTCGCCTCCTCGCGTCTCGGCATCGCGCTCGGCCTCGAGGCGATTCGGATGGTCGAGCAGGGCGTCGCCAGTCCCGCAGATATCGACGAGAGCATGTCTATCGGCTACGGCCACCCGATGGGGCCACTCGAGTTGACCGACCACGTCGGCCTCGACGTTCGCCTCCACATCGCCGAACACCTCCGCGAGGAACTCGGCGAGCGATTCAAGCCGCCACAGTCCCTGCGACGGAAGGTTCGCGCGGGCAACCTCGGTAAGAAGACTGGCGAGGGATACTACGTCTGGGCGGACGGCGAACGCGTCGGGATGAGCGGCGACTGGGACGACGAGTAA
- a CDS encoding metallophosphoesterase yields the protein MDEHDGSGVDHDDSPVYYVISDLHIGGDEQLGQIDFLAELLAFLERLETTDENAELVINGDAFGLWEFTEVRGLAKFDVLLERYPELFEQLRATGDSIPITLLPGNHDSELAAYDEYVERLAEYNVDLVQAESITRPVGDRTIWFEHGHQQDSNNRFEDFGNPYERPLGYYYNTLVTSRAGQLSDRGRFNWLKDVQAITPTERVPRWLLSKYFYREMNPLLRYAAIPFLLLFNVSVVLAVLAGLDVAGVWRMPVERTDAVLTQLGFVGEAVHFLLVVNAAIAGVLLLAAVPIYFILRDFGKTVDRFGVLETDLTVDPDEPYERAAREVFADRPETAVFCYGHTHRPLVREVDERVLVNTGTWLKRLHRRDVVTGVLPPVFYPSYQLCAVRISAVPEGVAVEYEEIEKASPSSDEVTRTERLLTLGQAPPPALPDRTLVTADGPKSSTEIPND from the coding sequence ATGGACGAACACGACGGGTCGGGGGTAGATCACGACGACAGCCCGGTCTACTACGTGATCAGCGATCTCCACATCGGCGGCGACGAACAGTTAGGGCAGATCGATTTTTTAGCGGAGTTGCTCGCGTTTCTCGAGCGCCTGGAGACGACCGACGAAAATGCCGAATTGGTGATCAACGGCGACGCCTTCGGCCTGTGGGAGTTCACCGAGGTCCGCGGGTTGGCGAAATTCGACGTCCTCCTCGAGCGCTACCCCGAACTGTTCGAGCAGTTGCGCGCGACCGGCGACTCGATCCCGATCACGCTCTTGCCGGGCAATCACGACAGCGAACTCGCGGCCTACGACGAGTACGTCGAGCGATTGGCCGAGTACAACGTCGACCTCGTGCAAGCCGAGTCGATCACTCGCCCGGTTGGTGATCGAACGATCTGGTTCGAACACGGTCACCAGCAAGATTCCAACAATCGATTCGAGGACTTCGGCAATCCCTACGAGAGACCCCTCGGCTACTACTACAACACCCTCGTGACGAGTCGCGCGGGCCAACTCTCGGATCGGGGCCGGTTCAACTGGCTGAAAGACGTGCAGGCGATTACGCCCACCGAACGGGTGCCTCGTTGGCTCCTCTCGAAGTACTTCTACCGAGAGATGAATCCCCTCTTGCGATACGCCGCGATCCCGTTTTTGCTGTTGTTCAACGTGAGCGTTGTACTGGCGGTGCTTGCAGGGCTGGACGTCGCCGGCGTCTGGCGGATGCCGGTCGAGCGAACGGACGCCGTGCTCACCCAGCTCGGATTCGTGGGGGAAGCCGTTCACTTCCTCCTCGTCGTCAATGCGGCGATTGCCGGTGTCCTCCTTCTCGCAGCCGTTCCGATTTACTTCATCCTCCGCGACTTCGGGAAGACCGTCGATCGATTCGGCGTCCTCGAGACCGATCTCACCGTCGACCCCGACGAGCCCTACGAGCGGGCCGCCCGCGAGGTCTTCGCCGACAGGCCCGAGACGGCGGTGTTCTGCTACGGACACACGCACCGCCCGCTGGTGCGCGAGGTCGACGAGCGGGTGCTCGTCAACACCGGAACGTGGCTCAAACGGCTTCATCGACGGGACGTGGTCACCGGGGTGCTCCCACCGGTGTTCTACCCGTCGTATCAACTCTGCGCCGTCCGGATTTCGGCCGTTCCGGAGGGCGTCGCCGTGGAGTACGAAGAGATCGAGAAAGCGAGTCCGAGTTCGGATGAAGTCACCCGCACCGAACGCCTGCTGACGCTGGGCCAGGCTCCGCCGCCAGCGCTTCCCGATCGGACGCTCGTTACGGCCGACGGTCCGAAATCATCAACCGAGATCCCGAACGACTGA
- a CDS encoding thiolase family protein: MSDQQPVIVQACRTPQGKHGGVFADTGSEELSVPLVNTMLERSGLTGDDVDDVRWGCAKQVDEQSNNIARVIALLSELGENVPGTTIDRLCASSAEAIMSASDAIRAGQREVIVAGGVENMSRTERRKGIDAYDGIAEQYDAAGLAMGQTAEKVAREYDISRERQDAYGARSQQRAVEATEAGKFDDEIVPIDTGEQVVEEDEGLRPGTTKEKISGLPPAFEEDGTVTAANASQVSDGAAAVLVTSREFAEERGLEIRAEIEDHNVAGVDPTVMGIGPAPAVYGLWERNGRSAEAYDLVELNEAFASQTLYCQDELGFDDDIFNVNGGAIAIGHPLGASGARLPVSLIHELERQGGGLGLATMCVGYGQGAAVEFRVPEQ; the protein is encoded by the coding sequence ATGAGCGATCAGCAACCAGTCATCGTGCAGGCGTGTCGAACCCCACAGGGCAAACACGGCGGTGTCTTCGCCGACACCGGCAGCGAGGAACTCTCCGTTCCGCTCGTCAATACGATGCTCGAGCGAAGCGGACTCACGGGCGACGACGTCGACGACGTTCGCTGGGGCTGTGCGAAGCAAGTCGACGAGCAGAGTAACAACATCGCCCGCGTCATCGCCCTTCTCTCGGAACTCGGCGAGAACGTGCCGGGGACCACCATCGACCGACTCTGTGCCTCCTCTGCCGAAGCGATCATGAGTGCGAGTGACGCCATCCGCGCCGGCCAACGCGAGGTGATCGTCGCCGGCGGCGTCGAGAACATGTCCCGGACCGAGCGCCGAAAGGGAATCGACGCCTACGACGGGATCGCAGAACAGTACGACGCGGCCGGCCTCGCGATGGGCCAGACCGCAGAGAAGGTCGCCCGCGAGTACGACATCTCTCGAGAGCGCCAGGACGCCTACGGCGCGCGCAGTCAGCAACGTGCAGTCGAAGCCACCGAGGCGGGCAAGTTCGACGACGAAATCGTTCCCATCGACACGGGGGAGCAGGTCGTCGAGGAAGACGAGGGGCTGCGTCCGGGCACCACGAAAGAGAAGATCAGCGGCCTTCCACCAGCCTTCGAGGAAGACGGCACCGTCACCGCGGCCAACGCCTCGCAGGTCTCCGACGGTGCAGCGGCCGTCCTCGTCACGAGTCGCGAATTCGCCGAGGAACGCGGCCTCGAGATCCGCGCCGAAATCGAAGACCACAACGTCGCCGGCGTCGATCCGACGGTGATGGGAATCGGCCCCGCCCCCGCCGTTTACGGCCTCTGGGAGCGAAACGGCCGCTCAGCCGAGGCGTACGACCTCGTCGAACTCAACGAAGCCTTCGCCAGCCAGACGCTGTACTGTCAGGACGAACTCGGCTTCGACGACGACATCTTCAACGTCAACGGCGGCGCGATCGCCATCGGTCACCCGCTCGGCGCCTCCGGCGCGCGCCTCCCCGTCTCGCTCATCCACGAACTCGAGCGCCAGGGCGGCGGACTCGGCCTGGCGACGATGTGCGTCGGGTACGGACAAGGAGCGGCCGTGGAGTTCCGCGTTCCCGAGCAGTAA
- a CDS encoding acyl-CoA dehydrogenase family protein: MAFTLSAEHEAIRDAVRDFGENEMKPVAEEHDREHKYPEEIRKTAAEYDFVAPGIPIDYGGAGMDKISSTIVTEELWRADPGIGSAVGSAGFGTNMIIEFGDEWMKEEWLPKIANGETASCSMISEPAHGSNVAGIETVAEKDGDEYVLNGNKMWITNGTVADVGVLMAKTSPDEGHRGITAFLVEMDRDGISTDKISNKLGIRASDLAEVVIDDVHIPEENVIGEVDKGFYQLMEFFAAGRTSVAAQAVGAAQGALDAAIEYANEREQFDQKIKEFQAIEHKLAEMATKVEAARSLTYRAASQVEKNNQDVAAQYSSMAKLFASEISVEVADEGIQVHGGSGYVTDYPAERYYRDARITKIYEGTSEIQKNIIADQIL; the protein is encoded by the coding sequence ATGGCATTCACGCTGTCGGCCGAACACGAAGCGATTCGCGACGCCGTCCGTGACTTCGGCGAAAACGAGATGAAACCGGTCGCCGAGGAACACGACCGCGAGCACAAGTATCCAGAAGAGATCCGCAAAACGGCCGCGGAGTACGACTTCGTCGCCCCCGGTATTCCGATCGACTACGGCGGCGCTGGCATGGACAAAATCTCGAGTACGATCGTCACCGAAGAGCTCTGGCGCGCCGATCCGGGTATCGGTTCGGCCGTCGGTTCCGCCGGCTTCGGGACGAACATGATCATCGAGTTCGGCGACGAGTGGATGAAAGAGGAGTGGCTCCCCAAAATCGCCAACGGCGAAACGGCTTCCTGTTCCATGATCTCCGAGCCAGCACACGGCTCGAACGTCGCCGGCATCGAGACGGTCGCCGAGAAGGACGGTGACGAGTACGTCTTGAACGGCAACAAGATGTGGATCACGAACGGTACCGTCGCAGACGTCGGCGTCCTGATGGCTAAAACGAGCCCCGACGAGGGTCACCGCGGCATCACCGCATTCCTCGTCGAGATGGACCGTGATGGCATTTCGACCGACAAGATCTCCAACAAACTCGGCATCCGCGCCTCCGACCTCGCCGAGGTCGTCATCGACGACGTTCACATCCCAGAGGAGAACGTTATCGGCGAAGTCGACAAGGGCTTCTACCAGCTGATGGAGTTCTTCGCCGCTGGCCGAACCAGCGTCGCCGCACAGGCCGTCGGTGCCGCACAGGGTGCACTCGACGCCGCAATCGAGTACGCGAACGAACGCGAGCAGTTCGACCAGAAGATCAAGGAGTTCCAGGCGATCGAACACAAACTCGCCGAGATGGCGACGAAAGTCGAGGCCGCTCGCTCGCTGACTTACCGTGCCGCCAGCCAGGTCGAGAAGAACAACCAGGACGTCGCCGCGCAGTACTCGAGCATGGCGAAGCTATTCGCCTCCGAAATCTCTGTCGAGGTCGCCGACGAAGGTATCCAGGTCCACGGCGGCTCGGGCTACGTCACGGACTACCCGGCCGAGCGCTACTACCGCGACGCCCGCATCACGAAGATCTACGAGGGAACGAGCGAGATTCAAAAGAACATCATCGCCGACCAGATCCTCTAG